Proteins encoded within one genomic window of Victivallis lenta:
- a CDS encoding helix-turn-helix domain-containing protein, protein MAKRTTVLFPKTIELLQEFGENLRLARLRRNITSALQAERAGISRATLSQIEKGSPSVSLGSYVQVLVSLGLEHDLLKVAADDELGRKLQDAGLSVRKRVTSKRNK, encoded by the coding sequence CGAAGCGTACCACAGTGCTGTTTCCGAAAACAATTGAGCTGCTGCAGGAGTTCGGCGAGAACCTGCGCTTGGCGCGTTTGCGCCGCAATATCACCTCTGCGCTTCAGGCGGAACGGGCCGGAATCAGCCGGGCTACGCTGTCGCAGATAGAGAAAGGCTCGCCCTCCGTTTCGCTTGGCAGCTATGTGCAGGTGCTGGTTTCACTCGGATTGGAACACGATCTGCTGAAGGTTGCGGCCGACGATGAGCTTGGCCGCAAGTTGCAGGATGCCGGACTATCCGTCCGCAAGCGTGTCACGTCCAAAAGGAACAAGTGA